In Phaseolus vulgaris cultivar G19833 chromosome 10, P. vulgaris v2.0, whole genome shotgun sequence, a single genomic region encodes these proteins:
- the LOC137819450 gene encoding probable E3 ubiquitin-protein ligase ZFP1: MRGHSNFHARRGNMHRGHSNFHARRGNMHNHPARGHSNFHAPRGNMHNLPPRAFRQEVASFRDHHSDIQLDIDDMSYEELLILGERIGSVERGLSEEIIASQMLTKTYLLPNNLEGSTSEELEIDLCIICQDEYKNEEEIGILQCGHEYHADCVRRWLQEKNVCPLCKSKALAIG, translated from the exons ATGAGAGGTCACTCTAACTTTCATGCTCGTAGAGGTAACATGCATAGAGGTCACTCCAACTTTCATGCTCGTAGAGGCAACATGCATAATCATCCTGCTAGAGGTCACTCCAACTTTCATGCTCCTAGAGGCAACATGCATAATCTTCCTCCTAGGGCCTTTCGTCAAGAAGTTGCTTCATTCCGTGACCATCATAGTGATATACAATTGGACATTGACGACATGTCATATGAG GAGCTTCTTATATTAGGTGAACGGATTGGCAGCGTAGAGAGGGGTTTGTCCGAAGAAATTATTGCAAGCCAAATGCTAACAAAAACTTATCTACTGCCTAATAACTTGGAGGGATCAACTTCTGAGGAACTGGAAATCGATCTTTGCATAATATGTCAG GATGAATATAAGAACGAAGAGGAGATTGGAATTCTTCAATGCGGACATGAATACCATGCAGATTGTGTAAGGAGATGGTTACAAGAGAAAAATGTATGTCCCCTATGCAAATCAAAAGCATTGGCTATTGgatag
- the LOC137817976 gene encoding uncharacterized protein: protein MVEYFDPYHPILVGGVGIGEENVGYMQTRLKRHKKVLKTRDPIIVSVGWRRYQTTPVYAIEDSNGRHRMLKYTPEHMHCLAMFWGPLAPPNTGVVAVQNLSNHQCLRGCIMFIRQHLGLPATAVVLEFNHAARIVKKIKLVGYPCKIFKKTALIKEEMNEMSEQGFQSDSTYPGRTNISEPEPNMLRVIVVEGNAMDSHFLLDA from the exons ATGGTTGAATACTTTGATCCCTACCATCCAATATTGGTTGGAGGGGTTGGTATAGGGGAGGAAAATGTTGGATATATGCAG ACAAGGTTAAAGCGGCacaagaaagttttgaagaCTAGAGATCCAATTATTGTATCTGTAGGATGGAGGCGTTACCAGACAACCCCAGTTTATGCCATTGAGGATAGCAATGGAAGGCATCGAATGCTTAAGTACACTCCAGAACACATGCATTGCCTTGCTATGTTTTGGGGCCCTCTTGCTCCTCCCAACACTGGGGTTGTAGCTGTTCAGAATTTATCAAACCATCAG TGCCTGAGAGGATGTATTATGTTTATCAGGCAACATTTAGGATTACCTGCCACTGCAGTTGTGCTTGAGTTTAATCATGCAGCAAGGATAGTGAAGAAAATCAAATTGGTTGGTTATccatgcaagatattcaagaagACAGCACTTATCAAGGAAG AAATGAACGAGATGAGTGAACAAGGGTTTCAATCTGATAGCACCTATCCTGGGAGGACAAACATTTCTGAACCTGAACCTAATATGTTAAGAGTAATAGTGGTGGAAGGAAATGCAATGGATTcccatttcttactagacgctTAA
- the LOC137817977 gene encoding uncharacterized protein produces the protein MWACAWASSIIKDAYRSTVEEQVAKFLHIIGHNVKNRSVSFFFHRSGETVSRHFHNILNAILMLEGQFIKQADGIDVQPQILHNNRFFPYFKDCLGAIDGTHVCVKVPRANAPRFRGRKDWPTQNVFAACDLDMKFTYVLAGWEGTTSNSRILKEAFIGEDP, from the exons atgtgggcttgtgcttgggcctcttccatcattaaGGATGCATATCGTTCAACAGTTGAAGAACAAGTTGCTAAATTTCTTCATATTATTGGACATAACGTCAAGAATCGaagtgtttcattttttttccatcGGTCTGGAGAAACAGTTTCTCGTCACTTTCACAACATATTAAATGCAATTTTGATGTTGGAAGGACAATTCATAAAGCAAGCAGATGGTATTGATGTCCAACCCCAAATCTTACACAACAATCGATTTTTCCCTTACTTTAAG GATTGTTTAGGGGCCATTGATGGCACTCATGTATGTGTGAAGGTTCCACGTGCTAATGCACCTCGTTTTCGAGGAAGAAAAGATTGGCCAACTCAAAACGTATTCGCGGCTTGTGATTTGGATATGAAATTCACGTATGTTCTAGCTGGGTGGGAAGGAACAACCTCAAATTCGAGGATATTGAAGGAGGCTTTCATAGGAGAGGATCCTTAG